GCCAACCTGCAGCGGGCCCGGACCGAGCAGGTGAACAAGGAGTCGGCGGCACGGCTGGCCAAGCAGAAGGCCGACAAGGCCGCCGCCGATGCCGCGGCCAGCCAGGATGCCGCGGTGGCGGCGATGAACGAGACCAAGCGCAAGTTCGACGAGCAGCGTGCGGAGGTCAACCGGCTGGCCGCCGAGCGCGATGCGGCGCAAGCCAGACTGCAGGCGGCTAGGCTCGTGGCCTGGTCCTCGGCCGGCGGGCAGGGTGCGCCGCCTCCGGATGGCATGTGGGATCCCGGAGCCGGGCCGGGCGGTGGCCGTCGGTGGGACGGCTGGGACCCCACGCTGCCCATGATTCCCAGCGCCAACATTCCCGGCGACCCGATCGCGGTGGTCAACCAGGTGTTGGGCTACTCGGCGACGTCGGCGCAGGTCACCGCCCAAATGGGGCGGAACTTCCTGCAGCAATTGGGCATCTTGCGGCCCACCGACACGGGCATCACCAACGCCCCCACGGGTACGACCCAGGGCAGGATTCCGCGGGTATATGGGCGGCAGGCCTCCGAATACGTCATCCGGCGCGGGATGTCCCAGATCGGCGTGCCGTATTCCTGGGGTGGCGGCAATGCCGCGGGTCCGAGCAAAGGAATCGATTCCGGGGCCAATATCGTCGGCTTCGACTGTTCGGGACTGGTCTTGTACTCGTTCGCCGGGGTGGGCATCAAGCTGCCGCACTACTCGGGCTCGCAATATAACTTGGGCCGCAAGATCCCGGCCTCGCAGATGCGCC
This is a stretch of genomic DNA from Mycobacterium lacus. It encodes these proteins:
- the ripA gene encoding NlpC/P60 family peptidoglycan endopeptidase RipA; this translates as MKRNSRGSATSPAARLARPAIPAVVSVALLVCTPGLAAADQGADTMAALIADVAKANQRLEDLSAEVEIEQEAVNKALVDVETARDNAAAAEHDLEVSQRAVGDANAAIAAAQHRFDSFAAATYMNGPSGSYLSATSPDEIIATATAAKTLTASSQAVMANLQRARTEQVNKESAARLAKQKADKAAADAAASQDAAVAAMNETKRKFDEQRAEVNRLAAERDAAQARLQAARLVAWSSAGGQGAPPPDGMWDPGAGPGGGRRWDGWDPTLPMIPSANIPGDPIAVVNQVLGYSATSAQVTAQMGRNFLQQLGILRPTDTGITNAPTGTTQGRIPRVYGRQASEYVIRRGMSQIGVPYSWGGGNAAGPSKGIDSGANIVGFDCSGLVLYSFAGVGIKLPHYSGSQYNLGRKIPASQMRRGDVIFYGPGGSQHVTIYLGDGQMLEAPDIGLKVRVAPVRTSGMTPFVVRYIEY